The DNA region ATGGTTCTGAAACTGGacccatcgtgtgtgtgtgtgtgtgtgtgtgtgtgtgtgtgtgtgtgtgtgtgtgtgtgtgtgtgtgcgcgcgcgcgtgtgtgttcGCGCGCACGAGCCCCTAGAAAGACAACCCCGGAGTGCAGTTTGACGAGTCTTTattgggaagggaggggaggagcgtCTGCTGGCTCCGGGAGTTAGGAGGCATGGGAGGTTGAAGTGGGGCATCCTTAGAGGAAGAGGATGTCTGGGAGCGGGGGGTGGTCACAGGCCAAGGGTTGGGTTCTAGGACCCCCACAGTCAGTGCTGCTGAGGCGGCAGGGCCCGCAGTGACAGCTGAGGGCCACGGGGAAGGAGACCATTGGGTCCACGCCAGGTGGGCAGCCGGGGAGCCGAACGGAGGCGAAGCGCAGCTCGTGGTAGGTGCACACCCGCTGGGGCATGGGCGGCAGGATGGCAGGCAGCACCCGCTTCTGGAGGGCGGGGAGCTTGAGTGTCTCCTTGGGGCCAAGCTCTCCCCCGAGCTCCCCCACTGCACCCCACAGATCCCAGACTCAGGCGTCCAGGGGACCCTCTGTgctctccctcccacctgcccagcCCGTTCCCCAGGCAGCAGGCCACCCTTCCACCCCCAGTGCCACTTCCGGTCTTCTATGGGCCTGGCCCCGAGTAATCTGCCTGGAGCTGACGTGGCGGCACCCGCCCGCCCTCAGCAGCTCACCATGCTGGGGCAGTAGCCGGCGCAGATGCTGGTGGTGAAAGTGATGCAGACGGGGCAGGCCTCCTTCTCAGCTGCCAGGGTGGCGTTGATGGGCTGGCACAGCGGCCGCAGTGGCCCCCTGGAAGCCCACACCCCGGCCACgcccagcagcagccacagcagcAGCCCCTGGGACAAGGCCAGTGCCTCAGGCCCAGCCAgagccctcaccccaccccccgaACCCT from Cervus elaphus chromosome 4, mCerEla1.1, whole genome shotgun sequence includes:
- the LOC122692308 gene encoding lutropin subunit beta isoform X2 — its product is MEMLQGLLLWLLLGVAGVWASRGPLRPLCQPINATLAAEKEACPVCITFTTSICAGYCPSMKRVLPAILPPMPQRVCTYHELRFASVRLPGCPPGVDPMVSFPVALSCHCGPCRLSSTDCGGPRTQPLACDHPPLPDILFL
- the LOC122692308 gene encoding lutropin subunit beta isoform X1, which gives rise to MQGSGGGVRALAGPEALALSQGLLLWLLLGVAGVWASRGPLRPLCQPINATLAAEKEACPVCITFTTSICAGYCPSMKRVLPAILPPMPQRVCTYHELRFASVRLPGCPPGVDPMVSFPVALSCHCGPCRLSSTDCGGPRTQPLACDHPPLPDILFL